The proteins below come from a single Streptomyces sp. SCSIO 75703 genomic window:
- a CDS encoding MerR family transcriptional regulator — translation MRIGEVADAVGVTTRTVRYYHHQGLLPEPERLANGYRTYTLRHVVVLARIRRLTELGLGLAEVRDVLADDAGKDLAEVLAELDADLARQEAAVRERRARLRALRETEGGLSAEGPVSPELAALFTDMAPAVEGSPMAARDREMLALLETTAGPEVRAQLVGTLREALGSPEAVARVRRVYALLDELADAAPDDPRVGEAARALAGFLPGELPEGEPGAGGTAGFLRAFYADFAPAQAEAIRQAMRQAGCGRWEP, via the coding sequence ATGCGAATCGGAGAGGTCGCCGACGCGGTGGGGGTCACCACGCGGACGGTGCGGTACTACCACCACCAGGGGCTGTTGCCGGAGCCGGAGCGGCTGGCCAACGGTTACCGGACGTACACGCTGCGGCACGTCGTCGTGCTCGCGCGCATCCGGCGGCTGACGGAGCTGGGGCTCGGGCTCGCCGAGGTGCGGGACGTCCTCGCGGACGACGCCGGGAAGGACCTGGCCGAGGTGCTGGCGGAGCTGGACGCCGACCTCGCCCGGCAGGAGGCGGCGGTCCGGGAGCGACGGGCGCGGCTGCGGGCGTTGCGGGAGACGGAGGGCGGGCTGTCGGCCGAGGGGCCGGTGTCGCCGGAGCTGGCCGCGCTCTTCACGGACATGGCGCCCGCCGTCGAGGGCTCGCCGATGGCCGCCCGGGACCGGGAGATGCTGGCGTTGCTGGAGACCACGGCGGGCCCCGAGGTGCGGGCCCAGCTCGTGGGCACCCTGCGCGAGGCCCTGGGGTCGCCGGAGGCGGTCGCCCGGGTCCGGCGCGTCTACGCCCTGCTGGACGAGCTGGCCGACGCGGCGCCCGACGATCCCCGGGTCGGGGAGGCGGCCCGCGCGCTCGCCGGTTTCCTGCCCGGGGAGCTGCCGGAGGGGGAGCCCGGCGCCGGGGGCACGGCCGGTTTCCTGCGGGCCTTCTACGCCGACTTCGCGCCCGCCCAGGCGGAGGCCATCCGGCAGGCGATGCGTCAGGCCGGCTGTGGGCGGTGGGAGCCGTGA
- a CDS encoding ATP-binding cassette domain-containing protein encodes MTLAFHECTFGYRGGDDVVRGLDLAFTSGATVLLGPNGAGKSTLLSLGASALRPRSGGVTFDGLSPWSRKQSAAYRASVAWLPQNPSFLPGMTCRQHVTYAGWLKGMAQRDASSASGEALERVGLAEQVDRKVSDLSGGQQQRVAIAQALVHRARILLLDEPTVGLDPKQRRSFLQLVASLRNETQVIVSTHDIADISEVFSDVVVLYEGKVLFNGSVPSFLDHSGTQGHSGRAAEDAYTAVLEGGTR; translated from the coding sequence ATGACTCTCGCCTTCCACGAGTGCACCTTCGGATACCGGGGAGGTGATGACGTCGTCCGGGGCCTCGATCTGGCTTTCACCTCCGGAGCCACCGTTCTCCTCGGACCCAATGGAGCCGGCAAGAGCACACTGCTGTCGCTCGGGGCGAGCGCCCTGCGCCCCCGGTCCGGAGGCGTGACATTCGACGGCCTGAGCCCGTGGAGCCGCAAGCAGTCCGCGGCCTACCGTGCCTCAGTGGCGTGGCTCCCGCAGAATCCGTCGTTCCTCCCGGGGATGACCTGCCGTCAGCACGTCACCTACGCGGGATGGCTCAAGGGCATGGCGCAGCGCGACGCGTCGAGCGCGTCCGGCGAGGCGCTGGAACGTGTGGGCCTCGCCGAGCAAGTGGACCGGAAGGTCAGTGACCTGTCCGGCGGGCAGCAGCAGCGTGTCGCCATCGCTCAGGCCCTCGTCCACCGCGCCAGGATCCTGCTCCTTGACGAACCCACCGTAGGGCTCGATCCGAAACAGCGGAGGTCCTTCCTCCAGCTCGTCGCATCGTTGCGGAACGAAACACAGGTGATCGTCTCCACTCATGACATCGCTGACATCAGTGAAGTCTTCAGCGACGTCGTGGTGCTTTATGAGGGAAAGGTGCTGTTCAACGGATCTGTTCCTTCGTTTCTCGATCATTCGGGCACCCAAGGCCACTCGGGGCGCGCCGCGGAAGACGCCTACACCGCTGTCCTCGAAGGAGGAACCCGGTGA
- the yaaA gene encoding peroxide stress protein YaaA, which produces MLVLLPPSEGKAPSGRGAPVETGALSLPGLTAARGTVLGELVELCSGDEEKAREVLGLSEGLRGEVAKNAGLRTAGARPAGEVYTGVLYDALGLASLDPAARRRAARSLLVFSGLWGAVRVGDRIPSYRCAMGVRLPGLGALGAFWRAPMAEVLPEAAGSGLVLDLRSAAYATAWKPAGEVAGRTASVRVLHAPTRKVVSHFNKATKGRIVRSLLESGSAPRGPAELVTALRDLGYTVEAEAPARAGRPWSLDVLVDEVH; this is translated from the coding sequence GTGCTGGTCCTGCTGCCGCCGTCGGAGGGGAAGGCGCCGTCGGGGCGCGGTGCCCCGGTGGAGACCGGGGCGTTGTCGCTGCCGGGGCTCACGGCCGCCCGGGGGACCGTCCTCGGCGAGTTGGTGGAACTGTGCTCCGGGGACGAGGAGAAGGCCCGCGAGGTGCTCGGGCTGAGCGAGGGGCTGCGCGGCGAGGTCGCCAAGAACGCGGGGCTGCGCACGGCCGGGGCGCGGCCGGCCGGGGAGGTGTACACGGGCGTGCTGTACGACGCCCTGGGCCTGGCGTCCCTCGATCCGGCGGCCCGGCGGCGGGCCGCGCGGAGCCTGCTGGTGTTCTCGGGGCTGTGGGGCGCGGTCCGGGTCGGCGACCGCATCCCCTCCTACCGCTGCGCGATGGGCGTGAGACTGCCCGGCCTCGGCGCGCTGGGCGCGTTCTGGCGGGCGCCGATGGCCGAGGTGCTGCCGGAGGCGGCCGGGTCCGGGCTGGTGCTGGACCTGCGGTCGGCGGCGTACGCGACGGCCTGGAAGCCGGCGGGCGAGGTCGCCGGGCGGACGGCGTCGGTACGGGTGCTGCACGCGCCGACCCGCAAGGTGGTCAGCCACTTCAACAAGGCGACCAAGGGCCGGATCGTCCGGAGCCTGCTGGAGTCGGGCAGCGCGCCGCGGGGACCGGCGGAGCTGGTGACGGCGCTGCGGGACCTCGGGTACACGGTCGAGGCGGAGGCGCCCGCACGGGCCGGGCGGCCGTGGTCGCTGGACGTGCTGGTGGACGAGGTCCACTGA